The following proteins are encoded in a genomic region of Coffea eugenioides isolate CCC68of chromosome 6, Ceug_1.0, whole genome shotgun sequence:
- the LOC113775989 gene encoding mediator of RNA polymerase II transcription subunit 17 isoform X2, with translation MDGNLDISIDKLPIKRLEVIEENGVERFPSDVGHEEKRVDLIRRIDFAWAVEREEPSSKKQKKTTTSKETHSSGNQPWQWQSLVENLQLAHQELSVIIDLINTLEANNDVTVASMTRPKQLPNELLSDLAVSTATKLQCFRHLGRYFKQSAKALEQQVAREARFYGALIRLQQNWKVKRHRAVAAASGNEGFYIDLFDNSLNDPAAAFRPSSVSTVRVEHDSAGMLAVNLPPNSCRTLQFEFLGAHSSYNARRSSRTKVQTFSADGYEETKKEHLNDDKCVRETHALLREVHLAIFNEQVFELVNREVFNPSIGVNVTGIQENYLRLSIGQGASVSVSLVPSGQDDQTVSITGTNNLETAIISMESFEEGRRNFKKSAFANQISFEIYLQQLFHEHVFVKAKRRAASSSRSQVPGQPAKDSFNLLGHFCLSLAHRIFSIRVLTELENLVASQVISWLHGEALTVGIKANRDFLSLSFELDQGELLSLVSHIDPEDAEGCISWWLVMEDGFTEEHKLRMDISSSESETRKFLGHLSLDVLYSTVFDLVGLCGGGGMH, from the exons ATGGACGGAAACCTAGACATTTCCATCGACAAGCTCCCCATCAAACGCTTAGAAGTCATCGAAGAAAATGGCGTCGAGCGATTCCCTTC AGACGTAGGGCACGAGGAGAAACGAGTAGACTTGATAAGGAGAATAGACTTCGCGTGGGCGGTGGAGAGAGAGGAGCCTTCCAGCAAGAAGCAGAAGAAGACTACTACTAGTAAGGAAACTCACAGCTCCGGTAATCAGCCATGGCAGTGGCAGAGTTTAGTGGAGAATCTACAATTAGCTCATCAAGAGCTCTCCGTCATTATCGATCTCATCAACACC CTGGAGGCAAACAATGATGTAACAGTGGCTAGCATGACCAGGCCGAAGCAGTTGCCTAATGAGCTTCTGTCTGACCTTGCTGTATCTACAGCTACCAAGCTACAGTGCTTCCGG CATCTTGGCAGATATTTTAAGCAATCTGCCAAAGCACTGGAGCAGCAGGTAGCTAGAGAAGCAAGATTCTATGGTGCGCTGATTAG ATTGCAGCAAAATTGGAAAGTTAAAAGACATCGTGCGGTTGCTGCTGCCTCTGGAAATGAGGGGTTCTACAttgatttatttgataattcaCTAAATGATCCAGCAGCAGCATTTCGTCCATCCTCAGTGTCTACTGTTCGTGTGGAGCATGATTCAGCTGGAATGCTAGCCGTGAATTTGCCTCCAAACTCTTGCCGTACTCTTCAGTTTGAGTTTCTTGGTGCACATTCAAGCTATAATGCAAGAAGATCAAGCAGAACGAAAGTACAAACCTTTAGTGCTGATGGTTATGAAGAAACTAAGAAAGAACATCTTAATGATGATAAATGTGTAAGAGAAACGCATGCGCTCCTCCGTGAAGTTCATCTGGCCATTTTTAATGAGCAG GTATTTGAGTTGGTTAATCGTGAAGTATTTAACCCATCTATAGGTGTCAATGTGACTGGGATACAAGAAAACTATTTAAGATTAAGCATTGGTCAAGGAGCGTCTGTATCTGTTTCACTTGTTCCATCTGGTCAAGATGATCAAACAGTCAGCATTACAGGCACTAACAATCTAGAAACTGCAATTATATCTATGGAATCATTTGAAGAAGGGAGACGCAACTTTAAGAAGTCAGCATTTGCAAATCAGATTagttttgaaatatatttgcaaCAACTTTTTCATGAACACGTGTTTGTGAAAGCTAAACGTAGAGCTGCATCTTCAAGTAGAAGTCAGGTACCTGGTCAGCCAGCGAAGGACAGCTTCAATCTTCTGGGTCACTTCTGCTTGTCTCTAGCTCACAGGATCTTCTCAATCAGAGTTCTCACTGAGCTGGAAAATCTG gTTGCCAGCCAAGTTATTAGCTGGCTTCACGGTGAAGCCCTTACAGTGGGTATTAAAGCAAACAGAGACTTCCTATCCTTGTCATTTGAGTTGGATCAGGGCGAACTACTCAGTCTGGTGTCACACATAGACCCTGAAGATGCTGAAGGGTGCATCTCGTGGTGGTTAGTGATGGAAGATGGATTCACAGAGGAACACAAACTTCGTATGGATATATCTAGTAGTGAATCAGAAACCAGGAAGTTCTTGGGACATTTATCTCTGGATGTCCTATATTCTACTGtgtttgatttggttggccTGTGTGGTGGTGGTGGGATGCACTGA
- the LOC113775989 gene encoding mediator of RNA polymerase II transcription subunit 17 isoform X1, giving the protein MDGNLDISIDKLPIKRLEVIEENGVERFPSDVGHEEKRVDLIRRIDFAWAVEREEPSSKKQKKTTTSKETHSSGNQPWQWQSLVENLQLAHQELSVIIDLINTLEANNDVTVASMTRPKQLPNELLSDLAVSTATKLQCFRHLGRYFKQSAKALEQQVAREARFYGALIRLQQNWKVKRHRAVAAASGNEGFYIDLFDNSLNDPAAAFRPSSVSTVRVEHDSAGMLAVNLPPNSCRTLQFEFLGAHSSYNARRSSRTKVQTFSADGYEETKKEHLNDDKCVRETHALLREVHLAIFNEQVFELVNREVFNPSIGVNVTGIQENYLRLSIGQGASVSVSLVPSGQDDQTVSITGTNNLETAIISMESFEEGRRNFKKSAFANQISFEIYLQQLFHEHVFVKAKRRAASSSRSQVPGQPAKDSFNLLGHFCLSLAHRIFSIRVLTELENLVRGIPYVHLMSHPTWHSRTSSWTLSINIPQPISLAGNQAQVSALTDIKSLKSQYWTKVLVNDDCITVEGEGAPKVVGLFKGKSETISPMNRYNCDLADLPLILLQQVASQVISWLHGEALTVGIKANRDFLSLSFELDQGELLSLVSHIDPEDAEGCISWWLVMEDGFTEEHKLRMDISSSESETRKFLGHLSLDVLYSTVFDLVGLCGGGGMH; this is encoded by the exons ATGGACGGAAACCTAGACATTTCCATCGACAAGCTCCCCATCAAACGCTTAGAAGTCATCGAAGAAAATGGCGTCGAGCGATTCCCTTC AGACGTAGGGCACGAGGAGAAACGAGTAGACTTGATAAGGAGAATAGACTTCGCGTGGGCGGTGGAGAGAGAGGAGCCTTCCAGCAAGAAGCAGAAGAAGACTACTACTAGTAAGGAAACTCACAGCTCCGGTAATCAGCCATGGCAGTGGCAGAGTTTAGTGGAGAATCTACAATTAGCTCATCAAGAGCTCTCCGTCATTATCGATCTCATCAACACC CTGGAGGCAAACAATGATGTAACAGTGGCTAGCATGACCAGGCCGAAGCAGTTGCCTAATGAGCTTCTGTCTGACCTTGCTGTATCTACAGCTACCAAGCTACAGTGCTTCCGG CATCTTGGCAGATATTTTAAGCAATCTGCCAAAGCACTGGAGCAGCAGGTAGCTAGAGAAGCAAGATTCTATGGTGCGCTGATTAG ATTGCAGCAAAATTGGAAAGTTAAAAGACATCGTGCGGTTGCTGCTGCCTCTGGAAATGAGGGGTTCTACAttgatttatttgataattcaCTAAATGATCCAGCAGCAGCATTTCGTCCATCCTCAGTGTCTACTGTTCGTGTGGAGCATGATTCAGCTGGAATGCTAGCCGTGAATTTGCCTCCAAACTCTTGCCGTACTCTTCAGTTTGAGTTTCTTGGTGCACATTCAAGCTATAATGCAAGAAGATCAAGCAGAACGAAAGTACAAACCTTTAGTGCTGATGGTTATGAAGAAACTAAGAAAGAACATCTTAATGATGATAAATGTGTAAGAGAAACGCATGCGCTCCTCCGTGAAGTTCATCTGGCCATTTTTAATGAGCAG GTATTTGAGTTGGTTAATCGTGAAGTATTTAACCCATCTATAGGTGTCAATGTGACTGGGATACAAGAAAACTATTTAAGATTAAGCATTGGTCAAGGAGCGTCTGTATCTGTTTCACTTGTTCCATCTGGTCAAGATGATCAAACAGTCAGCATTACAGGCACTAACAATCTAGAAACTGCAATTATATCTATGGAATCATTTGAAGAAGGGAGACGCAACTTTAAGAAGTCAGCATTTGCAAATCAGATTagttttgaaatatatttgcaaCAACTTTTTCATGAACACGTGTTTGTGAAAGCTAAACGTAGAGCTGCATCTTCAAGTAGAAGTCAGGTACCTGGTCAGCCAGCGAAGGACAGCTTCAATCTTCTGGGTCACTTCTGCTTGTCTCTAGCTCACAGGATCTTCTCAATCAGAGTTCTCACTGAGCTGGAAAATCTG GTGCGTGGAATCCCATATGTCCATTTAATGTCACATCCCACTTGGCATTCTCGGACATCATCTTGGACACTCTCCATCAATATTCCCCAGCCAATTTCACTTGCAGGAAACCAGGCTCAGGTATCTGCCCTGACCGATATCAAGAGCCTAAAGTCTCAGTACTGGACTAAGGTGCTTGTCAATGATGACTGCATTACTGTGGAAGGGGAAGGTGCTCCTAAGGTTGTTGGTCTCTTCAAGGGGAAGTCTGAGACAATTTCTCCTATGAATAGATATAATTGTGACTTGGCAGATCTTCCTTTGATACTCCTACAGCAG gTTGCCAGCCAAGTTATTAGCTGGCTTCACGGTGAAGCCCTTACAGTGGGTATTAAAGCAAACAGAGACTTCCTATCCTTGTCATTTGAGTTGGATCAGGGCGAACTACTCAGTCTGGTGTCACACATAGACCCTGAAGATGCTGAAGGGTGCATCTCGTGGTGGTTAGTGATGGAAGATGGATTCACAGAGGAACACAAACTTCGTATGGATATATCTAGTAGTGAATCAGAAACCAGGAAGTTCTTGGGACATTTATCTCTGGATGTCCTATATTCTACTGtgtttgatttggttggccTGTGTGGTGGTGGTGGGATGCACTGA
- the LOC113776138 gene encoding uncharacterized protein LOC113776138 produces the protein MASTHHTREKQKKGGVMYVYKLDTGNLKKPSDSSSAKKGIIHSGISWGLRRSKTVREVVDHGRVKTSVEDETKEVVVESRKSVSSEAVAGGRKSVSHIEVNVASVASFLQVKVLVTDMPGFMQVHAFRCARGTYDSLEKFSAKHMAYNIKKEFDKVYGPAWHCIVGSSFGSFVTHATGCFLYFSMEKLYILVFKTKVERALEQS, from the exons ATGGCAAGTACTCATCACACTCGGGAGAAGCAGAAGAAAGGAGGGGTGATGTATGTCTACAAGTTAGACACCGGAAATCTGAAGAAGCCCTCGGATTCATCTTCCGCGAAGAAGGGGATTATTCATTCAGGCATCAGCTGGGGATTAAGGAGGTCTAAAACCGTTCGGGAAGTGGTTGATCATGGCAGAGTTAAGACTAGCGTGGAAGACGAAACCAAGGAAGTAGTGGTGGAATCAAGAAAATCAGTTTCCAGCGAGGCAGTTGCGGGGGGTAGGAAGTCGGTGTCACATATAGAAGTGAACGTGGCATCGGTGGCTTCATTCCTTCAGGTGAAGGTTTTGGTTACGGACATGCCAGGGTTCATGCAGGTTCATGCCTTCCGGTGCGCCAGGGGAACCTACGATAGTCTCGAGAAATTTAGCGCCAAGCACATGGCCTATAACATCAAGAAG GAATTTGACAAGGTTTATGGGCCGGCCTGGCATTGTATAGTGGGCTCAAGTTTTGGATCATTTGTCACGCACGCAACGGGTTGTTTCCTCTATTTCTCGATGGAAAAGCTGTATATTTTAGTGTTCAAGACGAAAGTTGAAAGAGCTCTGGAACAGTCCTAA
- the LOC113773482 gene encoding MAPK kinase substrate protein At1g80180 produces MAGLQRSEMSFRRQGSSGLVWDDKLLSGELRRISTSKDDEAQQQKETKVEPREAKTSAYRTVNLEPAFDPPSPRVSGCCGIFGGKPASKSQKRKHGHRKS; encoded by the coding sequence ATGGCTGGACTACAGAGGTCAGAAATGTCATTCAGGAGACAAGGCTCATCAGGGTTGGTTTGGGACGACAAACTGTTATCTGGGGAGTTGAGGAGGATATCAACCAGCAAAGATGATGAGGCTCAGCagcagaaagaaacaaaagtagAACCAAGAGAAGCAAAAACAAGTGCTTATCGGACAGTTAACCTTGAACCAGCTTTTGATCCACCTTCTCCTAGGGTCTCTGGTTGTTGTGGCATATTTGGCGGCAAGCCAGCATCCAAATCCCAGAAGAGAAAACATGGCCACCGTAAGTCCTAG
- the LOC113776058 gene encoding zinc finger CCCH domain-containing protein 32-like: MEKMEQVLQKKNTDCVYFLASPLTCKKGIECEYRHSEIARLNPRDCWYWLAGSCVNPTCAFRHPPLDGRTETASESASADHQSAITVNKTNVPCYYYYNGFCSKGERCSFMHGPEENTYTWRSSKQSSAIADGPPLEEKISTGTGCGPVPAETHSARTDPKSLAGTKVIPQRESRQFTPNNVAEHCQPAPNDAAEKSVYPQISVSSSEEAATIRSNFQIHTEGLVHRRSLESTDQSFDDEFDNHNRQEVDNHIEREEWLESSPGFDVLVNDRSEDLGYEDEALYLPHRDMEDRECNGQHLAYEYEDNIEYDPAYPDIRTSFEQGIPNWYQHVEEDVCNMYQKTPFYARERVLDHPLPRKRKLLQTELAGMDLRDYLKKRRMPESQDTKYLSDRPHFSHLTGKIIEKASTGGRGHLPGRLASKVEFADKSRIETENCSSSTYQHGRTRRPSINRSRLHTKERKQGKGQIVSGVPRKAVPRKRKSARESTVFTGPKTLAQIKEEKEKALCGRTGEGHLSGDA; the protein is encoded by the exons ATGGAAAAAATGGAGCAAGttttacaaaagaaaaacaccGATTGCGTCTATTTCTTGGCCTCTCCGCTCACCTGCAAGAAG GGGATTGAGTGTGAATACAGGCACAGTGAAATTGCTCGACTTAACCCTAGAGATTGTTGGTACTGGTTGGCCGGCAGTTGTGTTAACCCAACCTGTGCTTTTCGACATCCT CCACTGGATGGACGTACTGAAACGGCATCTGAATCTGCTTCTGCTGATCATCAGTCTGCGATTACTGTGAACAAGACTAACGTTCCATGTTACTACTACTACAATGGATTTTGTAGCAAAGGTGAGAGGTGCTCTTTCATGCATGGACCTGAGGAGAACACATATACTTGGAGATCCTCAAAACAAAGTTCTGCGATTGCTGATGGTCCACCTTTGGAAGAAAAGATATCTACTGGTACTGGCTGTGGGCCTGTGCCTGCAGAAACTCATTCAGCTCGAACTGATCCCAAGAGCTTGGCAGGAACCAAGGTTATTCCTCAACGGGAGTCCCGCCAATTTACTCCAAATAATGTTGCAGAGCACTGCCAACCTGCTCCTAATGATGCTGCAGAGAAAAGTGTTTATCCACAGATTTCTGTGTCTTCATCTGAAGAAGCTGCCACCATCAGGTCAAATTTCCAAATTCACACAGAGGGCCTTGTCCACAGAAGATCTCTCGAATCAACTGATCAAAGCTTTGACGATGAATTTGATAACCATAATAGGCAGGAAGTGGATAACCATATCGAGCGCGAAGAGTGGTTGGAATCTTCTCCTGGGTTTGATGTTCTTGTCAATGATAGATCAGAAGACCTGGGTTATGAAGATGAAGCATTGTACTTACCACACCGTGATATGGAAGATAGAGAATGCAATGGTCAGCATTTAGCATATGAATACGAGGACAATATTGAGTATGACCCTGCATATCCAGACATAAGAACGTCTTTTGAACAGGGAATACCAAATTGGTATCAGCATGTAGAGGAGGATGTTTGCAATATGTATCAGAAAACTCCTTTTTATGCAAGGGAGAGAGTGCTGGATCACCCTCTGCCACGTAAGCGGAAATTGTTGCAAACAGAATTGGCGGGTATGGACTTGAGGGATTATCTGAAGAAACGCAGGATGCCTGAGAGTCAGGATACCAAATATTTGTCAGACAGGCCTCACTTTTCTCATCTGACTGGTAAAATCATAGAAAAGGCTTCCACTGGGGGTAGAGGGCATTTACCTGGAAGACTGGCATCAAAAGTGGAATTTGCAGACAAATCACGAATTGAGACTGAAAATTGCTCAAGCAGCACTTATCAGCATGGCAGGACAAGGCGTCCTAGTATAAACAGGTCCAGGCTACATacgaaagaaaggaaacaaggAAAGGGGCAGATTGTGTCTGGAGTCCCACGCAAGGCAGTGccaaggaaaaggaaatctGCTCGAGAGTCTACTGTTTTTACAGGGCCTAAGACCCTAGCTCAAATTAAAGAAGAGAAGGAGAAAGCACTTTGTGGTAGAACAGGAGAGGGCCATTTAAGTGGTGATGCATGA
- the LOC113774805 gene encoding NADH-cytochrome b5 reductase-like protein — MAALLKKLATKAAPMIAFNGAFLAQSKSTFPNFRIPFGAIAAVSGGISYYYYFSSSSVAYLDEIADDTGSKMALNPNKWTEFKLEDKAQVSHNTQLFRFSFDPSVRLGLDIASCILTRAPTGQDAEGKTKYVIRPYTPISDPDAKGYFDLMIKVYPEGKMSQHFASLKPGDVMEVKGPIEKLRYSPNMKKHIGMIAGGSGITPMLQIIEAILENPDDNTQVSLLYANVSPDDILLKKKLDVLAASHPNLTIHYTVDNPTNDWIGGKGYISKDMVVKGLPGPADDTLILVCGPPGMMQHISGDKAKDYSQGELTGLLKELGYTESMVYKF, encoded by the exons atggcAGCGTTATTGAAGAAATTGGCAACGAAGGCTGCACCGATGATCGCATTCAATGGAGCTTTTCTAGCCCAATCCAAGTCTACTTTCCCCAATTTCCGTATCCCCTTTGGAGCTATTGCGGCGGTTTCCGGTGGCATATCCTATTATTACTACTTCTCTTCTTCATCCGTG GCGTACCTAGATGAGATCGCTGATGATACTGGGTCCAAAATGG CACTTAATCCTAATAAATGGACTGAATTCAAACTGGAAGACAAGGCACAAGTCAGCCACAATACTCAGTTATTCAG GTTTTCGTTTGATCCATCTGTGAGATTAGGTCTTGATATTGCATCATGCATTCTTACCAG GGCACCAACTGGACAAGATGCTGAGGGGAAAACAAAATATGTCATTCGCCC TTATACACCAATATCTGATCCAGATGCCAAGGGGTACTTTGATTTGATGATTAAG GTGTATCCAGAAGGGAAAATGAGTCAGCATTTTGCAAGCTTAAAGCCAGGTGATGTTATGGAAGTGAAGGG GCCCATTGAAAAGCTCAGATATAGCCCAAACATGAAGAAACACATTGGCATG ATTGCAGGGGGAAGTGGCATCACACCAATGCTTCAGATTATAGAGGCTATCCTTGAGAATCCTGATGACAACACCCAG GTCTCACTGCTCTATGCTAATGTATCCCCTGACGACATTCTTCTCAAAAAGAAGCTTGATGTACTAGCAGCTAGCCACCCAAATCTGACG ATACATTACACAGTTGATAATCCAACAAATGATTGGATAGGGGGTAAAGGTTATATATCAAAAGACATGGTTGTCAAAGGATTACCTGGGCCTGCTGATGATACACTTATCCTA GTGTGTGGTCCTCCTGGTATGATGCAGCATATATCTGGTGACAAGGCCAAAGACTATTCACAGGGCGAG CTAACTGGTTTACTTAAGGAACTTGGTTACACGGAAAGCATGGTATACAAATTCTGA
- the LOC113773483 gene encoding uncharacterized protein LOC113773483 — protein MAVGAGLIDAKYWVMGSIGSCVSETASSSYRHYAPRSVFHFSPVSGAYNPIYFFVLASALRFLACAEGGSALFPPALLLAAKGLFCLSKVKINQKMMKSAMIKDLYSEIDRLKQEVYAAREKNRIYIPKDRYLQDEAEKKAMAEKIERMELDVESRDKQFVVLQELYKSQQLLTAELSDKLDKTEIKLIYFVALIIVRLVFPSFAHDVTTIFLLCSRKCCRKLSMLWLIWRNGLDKLMPQ, from the exons ATGGCGGTTGGTGCTGGTTTGATTGATGCGAAGTATTGGGTGATGGGCTCAAT AGGCTCCTGTGTTTCTGAGACCGCCTCCTCCAGCTACCGCCATTATGCTCCACG CTCAGTGTTCCATTTCTCTCCTGTCAGTGGTGCTTACAAtcctatttatttttttgttttagctTCTGCTCTGCGCTTCTTAGCTTGTGCGG AAGGCGGTTCTGCCCTTTTTCCTCCTGCTCTATTGTTGGCTGCCAAAGGATTGTTCTGCCTATCTAAGGTTAAG ATTAATCAGAAGATGATGAAATCTGCAATGATTAAAGATCTATACTCTGAAATTGACAGACTGAAGCAAG AGGTGTATGCTGCTAGAGAAAAGAACAGGATTTATATACCAAAAGATCGTTATCTGCAGGATGAAGCCGAGAAAAAG GCAATGGCTGAGAAGATAGAACGCATGGAGCTTGATGTGGAATCCAGGGACAAG CAATTTGTGGTGCTTCAGGAACTTTACAAATCTCAACAGCTATTGACAGCAGAGTTAAGTGACAAACTTGACAAAACTGagataaaattaatttattttgttgCCCTCATAATAGTACGTCTTGTTTTCCCCTCTTTTGCTCATGATGTCACAACTATATTTTTGTTGTGCTCTAGAAAATGCTGCAGGAAACTGAGCATGCTTTGGCTGATCTGGAGGAACGGTTTAGACAAGCTAATGCcacaataa